The Lytechinus pictus isolate F3 Inbred chromosome 5, Lp3.0, whole genome shotgun sequence DNA segment AAGTCAACCTTAAtatgtataatttataattcGTTATTTTGAAACACTTTTTGagaattaaggggggggggttgacttaTCAATCGACTCTGTTGGCATTTGGTCGAAATTTGATACTAATTCATTAACCACGTCATTTGATGATTCTATAgcattaatcaattaattaatattCACCAATCGCCTCAtgctactcccccccccccccccgactgtCAGTTGGCGATCGGTCGAGATTCCGTTACCATTTTCCAGCCATATCATTAGATATTTCCAGAGCAGTGATTCGAGAGACGTGCGATGGTAAAGCCTGGCTCATTTTCCCGCTAATTCAGATGACCATTTACATTCACCTATCAATTATCAAATATCACCCCATCGTCCGTTCATCGGGCAGCTCACATATCCTAGTAACGAGAAAGACTCGGATGACATTACGTGAGTGAAACTGATTTATAGGAAAATCTCCTTGGGAAAATGGAACATTTAGATCGAGGTAACAAAGTAGGGTCAGTATCTGGAAACTTAACTGGAAATGCCGACCAACCAGATGTCGATAAGGACATCGAGGTCTACAGTGTCGATGGAGAGAAGGGGGACGAGGAGGAGGTGAATGTGCAGCCAGGCGTGGTCGAACCCGGAGCGACTTCAGAGGATAAGTTGGATACATTATCGACGATAGACGCGGCCTCGAACCTCCTGTTTTATGACTTTCTCGCCAACACAACTTTGCATGGGATCAAATATGTTTACCAAAAGGAATACAGCTATATTAGAAGGTTAGTGAGATGACATTGATGTGAATTCGATTTTTATTGCGATGACGCAGACGAAGGCGATGAGGACGGCTACACTAGTATTAGTGTTGCTGTTTCTGGCACTATACGACGACGACacctactattactactactactactactaacttactactactactactactactactatttcttaactgctactactgctgctaatatactactactactattactactactaataataataccactactaccattactactactactaccactaataCTAGTAagctactactatttctactactgctactactattcatcatcatcgtcaccaatAACACAAAAAACGTggttcatcatcataatcatcatcaccattctcTTTTTCACCACCGTTATCAAGATTGTTATAGGCctaatcattatcatgatcatcaccatcttcgacatgattatcatcatcatcgtcataatcatcatcatcaagaacaTATCgtttatcgtcatcatcaacatcgttcatcatcatcatcaccatcatcatcaccatcatcatcatcatcatcaccactatcatcatcaccaccatcatcatcatcaccatcatcatcatctttatcatcatcatcatcatctttatctgCAATATCACCatgcagaggcgtcgatcctggggggcaggggggcgatcgctccaccaatgaaaatattggggggcaaacatatcattttgcccccccccccccaattattTCGCATactgtgcaaaaataaaataagattgtaatgttacacagaaatcagcaagcaagATTGAGATAccaactcgttctttatctaAAATCGTGCTAAAAATGTCCGCCCTTCAGATtggaatattaaaattttctgtagcagaaccccatacttttcatgattaaataggtgaatagaatgtcccgttttcagttctaaacctcaaaagaactcccgcttcgatttgcaataatctttatatataattatatatcttgttctttattaaaatttccattaaactgtcattttttgtcagatttaaatatcaaagtgttcagctcgcgcttcgcgctcgcatctattgttcttttagatacccatcttattatttggtaccaaaaatgcttagaatgtcaagctttcaggtcagaatataaagaaatttcagctcgctctcggcactcgcattatcagtgtagtgagatacatgtatctatcctcctcatgagttactacaaacagtcctaaacatgtacctttttcctgttttcatgtcgGTATACTGAAAAATTCcggctcgcgctcgcattaatttgttggtgagatatgtatctctttttcatgagtcatatatatatataaatatgtatatttatttatatatatatatattatattgtgtgtgatcgagcgcctttggaacgttgattcatgattttgcccccccccccccaatctgaaaaatggatcgacgcccctgtcaTCATGATCAATattctcctcctcatcatcaccaccctTTTCATAAGCATCTTCATCGTTGCCGTCACCGCCATCGATATCTCCGCTATTACTTTCACCACTTGTTTACCATTCATGTCGTTATGAAATGATATCTCAGATTGTCCAGACCCGCTCTCCCACCATTGTGACATAGCTGACTGATGTACTTCTAAACAAACACCCCGTGACTTATAGTAGGTTGTTCCATTGTCTCCTCCTAATTGGTACCATTTACCTTCTTATCCAATTGGACtttattgatgatttttctttcccgtcttccaccccccccttctctctccccctctctctccccctctctctccccctccctccccctctcgcTTACTTATCGTCTCTTtcttatcataattttattattattttagttatTCATTTGTTCTTCCTATTGATACATTAATCAACtttattaatcatatcaatcattcatttatctattttgttgattgatttattcattcattcgttcatttatctattcatttatgtCTTACCGAGGAAAATGTTTTGACATCTGAAAAACAGTGAAAAACGGTTAATTACTCATTTGGGGTGCATTTTAAAATGGAAAACTATAATCGATAATTGCACATGGAATTAAACTTATTCCATAATAGGTATACGCGGTGGTTAATCGATGAACTGTGATAATATACGACCCCATTTGGATCTTATTATATGTGTCAGTAATTGATCAATTGCTCTAATGAATCTGTGTTGACACAAATCACTTCTCGTGCACTAATTAAACTAAtacagagagggagaggggggagtGAACGATATGCAGATATatatagagagggagagaaagagagagagaaaggggcagggagagagagaaaggggcaGGGAGAGAGGAGGGGATGGGGATCGAGAATTCATGACATTATTTTATTGTGCTGAAATCCATGACACGACAGTCCGTAATGCGTCTGACatgcattattaatgtatttatattcaaTAAAATGCACCTGCCAAAAGCATATAAAATGGGCCTGTCTGATGAAGAAGTTTCACCAAAGTTCCGGTTTCTGAAATTATTTGAATTCCCTTTTGTGGTAAATTCTGTTTGGTATTTACAGATTATCTTGGGTATGCGTCATGTTGGCATCATACATCGCCTTGTTACTGACTGCAAAAGAACACATAACAACCTACACTACAAGGATGACGAAGCAAGAGTTGTCAACAACACGGCGATCTTCTATTTGCTTTCCCGCCATCACCATTTGCAACTCGAATCCCATCAAATCGATCGCCGAAAACTCTACCCATAACGGCGCCGCCGACGTCATCGTAAGCGCATTCAGTGGGTCCATTGACGCGTTTGGGTTAAACGAAACCGACGCCGCTTTAGAAACGGGGTTGGATGAGATTTTGCTGGCCTACGCGCACAGAGCAACGGACATGATTTTAGAATGTCAATGGAAAAATGGGGTCAAGGCGTGTGGAGCAGCGAATTTCACCACCAAGATGACCGATGCTGGGGTGTGCTACACGTTCAACGATGGCGATTTCGAAGTCGACGACGACAACAAAAGTGATGCGTGTCTTGATGTAAACAGGAGTGGATCGAGACAAAGTCTATTGGTCCGTCTTAACGCTGAAGTAGATGAATATGTATCGGACTTTTCAACAGATGGATTTGGATTCAAGGCAAGCTgtattaattttcatgaaactttcgTGTGAGTGGGAGCGgactggagggggggggtatcGAGATATATCACGtgacaaccgcgtagccaggatttcattttggagggggcggtaaatgcacgcgaagcgtgccaacacttacagagcgcgcgaagcgcgctccctagggggtgggtgcagggagggggagtttccccctcccttgcgaAGCGCGGAACtattggtgtttcataaattaaaatgaaaaggagccgtctctcttgtctctagtacctatatcagctccaattcagttgactatattgtgattttgaaccttgttttcatgaaccttgctttcaaaagtgattgtatacgcacaaaaaaggtaatggaggaaattaaaataataataaccccgcgcaaagctaaagcgttttatcattttttttgccatgaaaagggtcccgagaaacgAGTATTctca contains these protein-coding regions:
- the LOC129261393 gene encoding acid-sensing ion channel 2-like, producing MEHLDRGNKVGSVSGNLTGNADQPDVDKDIEVYSVDGEKGDEEEVNVQPGVVEPGATSEDKLDTLSTIDAASNLLFYDFLANTTLHGIKYVYQKEYSYIRRLSWVCVMLASYIALLLTAKEHITTYTTRMTKQELSTTRRSSICFPAITICNSNPIKSIAENSTHNGAADVIVSAFSGSIDAFGLNETDAALETGLDEILLAYAHRATDMILECQWKNGVKACGAANFTTKMTDAGVCYTFNDGDFEVDDDNKSDACLDVNRSGSRQSLLVRLNAEVDEYVSDFSTDGFGFKLLVHRRGDVPIVSDVGVAISPGFRTTIAIQKQTRRNLGHPFDTDCRDTPLDYYPFYSEWACLTEYDMKELSQVCGCRLPHMPGPAPVCTVRQYVGCVLPNFEFETTNGTAAHCQRACYIEDFQMTMSYLRAPGKVESQKLQEQFNWTENDVMRNIAELEIYFVDMNEHRTKSVAAYSLADLWGDLGGIIGVHMGASLLTLFEFLDYTFVEQIHTVLYIRFFWGKLKSFFSRAQTGKEAST